A single genomic interval of Nostoc commune NIES-4072 harbors:
- a CDS encoding D-alanyl-D-alanine carboxypeptidase: MLELLGSGLVSLWLEMAGVQIKPLDALDALTWQSSPGLVLAPDPNPTGATTVQEYLKQLITSKLIAQNLAESQGIWMQSGPMLMANHQGTTPLPAASLTKIATSLVALKTWGPDYQFDTLISATGPVVNGVVQGDLVITGGGDPMFVWEEAIALGNTLNKMGIKQVKGNLIINGRFAMNFQRQPMLAGLMLKQTLNRATWGRPAIYTHSIMPKGTPKPQVVIAGAVKVEAQPNPRQILLLRHRSLPLKQLIKEMNVYSNNDMAEMLADSVGGAAVVQSTAANLARVPQVEIQLINGSGLGPENRISPRAVCAMLMAIQVEASAHQLNLADLFPMSGFDHRGTVHSRHIPLATVIKTGTLRDVSALAGVMPTRDRGLVWFAIINRGTNVWGLRTGQDQLLQSVVKQLQLPLTVPVALTPHSAINSLPQLGAANRNEILFKS; this comes from the coding sequence ATGCTGGAATTATTGGGTTCAGGTTTGGTATCGCTCTGGCTAGAGATGGCCGGGGTACAAATTAAACCTCTAGATGCTTTAGACGCTTTGACTTGGCAAAGTAGCCCTGGCTTGGTTCTTGCGCCTGATCCTAATCCAACTGGGGCTACTACGGTGCAGGAATATCTGAAACAGCTAATAACATCGAAACTGATAGCGCAAAATCTGGCTGAAAGTCAGGGAATTTGGATGCAGTCGGGGCCGATGCTGATGGCAAATCACCAAGGTACAACACCTCTGCCAGCTGCCTCTTTAACTAAAATTGCTACTTCATTAGTTGCTTTGAAAACCTGGGGGCCAGACTACCAATTTGATACCTTAATCAGTGCCACTGGCCCAGTGGTAAATGGCGTTGTACAAGGCGATTTGGTGATTACTGGTGGTGGCGATCCGATGTTTGTTTGGGAAGAAGCGATCGCTCTTGGTAATACTCTCAATAAAATGGGCATCAAGCAGGTAAAGGGAAATTTGATTATTAATGGCAGGTTTGCCATGAATTTCCAACGTCAGCCGATGTTAGCAGGTCTGATGCTCAAGCAAACACTAAATCGTGCGACTTGGGGCCGCCCCGCTATCTATACACACTCAATCATGCCCAAGGGAACGCCCAAGCCTCAAGTTGTCATTGCTGGTGCGGTGAAAGTTGAGGCGCAACCAAACCCCCGACAGATTTTGTTACTACGTCATCGCTCATTGCCTTTGAAGCAACTAATCAAGGAAATGAATGTTTACAGTAACAACGATATGGCAGAGATGCTGGCAGACTCAGTGGGAGGAGCGGCTGTAGTGCAGTCAACTGCTGCTAACCTTGCGAGAGTGCCGCAAGTGGAAATTCAGTTAATTAATGGTTCTGGATTGGGGCCAGAAAATCGCATTTCCCCTAGAGCTGTTTGTGCCATGCTGATGGCTATTCAAGTTGAGGCATCGGCCCATCAACTGAATCTCGCTGACTTGTTTCCTATGTCTGGATTTGATCATCGGGGGACAGTACACTCCAGACACATTCCCCTTGCTACTGTGATCAAAACTGGCACTCTGCGGGATGTTAGCGCCTTAGCTGGAGTAATGCCTACACGCGATCGCGGTTTGGTTTGGTTTGCTATTATCAACCGGGGGACAAATGTCTGGGGTTTGCGGACTGGACAAGACCAGTTGTTGCAAAGTGTTGTAAAACAATTACAATTACCTCTAACCGTTCCTGTTGCCCTTACTCCCCACTCAGCCATCAACTCTTTACCCCAGCTAGGCGCAGCTAATCGCAATGAAATTTTATTCAAAAGTTAA